AAAACGGTGCGTCAGGAGATGCACCCTCCGAAAGCATGCGGAAGGTTTGCTCGGAGGGCGGCTCTCCCGAGCCGCCAAAAAACGGTGCGTCAGGAGATGCACCCTCCGAAAGCATGCGGAAGGTTTGCTCGGAGGGCGGCTCTCCCGAGCCGCCAAAAAACGGTGCGTCAGGAGATGCACCCTCCGAAAGCATGCGGAAGGTTTGCTCGGAGGGCGGCTCTCCCGAGCCGCCAAAAAACGGTGCGTCAGGAGATGCACCCTCCGAGGCACTGCCGAAAGGAGAATGCAACAAAACAGGTTTTTTCGCCTTAAAGGCGAGCCCGCTACGGGCGCCGCAGGAGGCGAACAAGTGATGGCAGCCCCTTTGCAACGCAGGAAGGTGATGGCGATGTTGGCAAGTTCGTTGGTAGGGACTTTGGTCGCCGAAGTTGAAGCGCAACCGACAACGGAAAAACGGGAAGGGCAAAGAAAAGGGTGGCGAGCAGTCCACCTCATAGCGCCCAATCCCGACGGGCTGCCCCTGCTTAAAAGGGCGATAGAAACGCACCTTGCCCCTTGGGGCGTCAATGTGTTGGTGTTTGAGGTGAACTACAAATTCGCTTACCGCTCCCATCCCGAACTCCGCATGGAGCCGGCGCTGAGTGTCCAAGATGCCCGTTCGCTCGCTGAACTCTGTCGCCGCCTTGGCATCCGCCTCATCCCAGAGTTCAACTGCTTAGGGCACCAATCGTGGCGCCAAACGACTTTTCCTTTGCTCACCAAATACCGCGAGTTTGACGAAACGCCTCAGATCCCGCTGGACAACCCCGGCATCTATTGTCGCAGTTGGTGCCCGCTGCATCCGCAGGTCAACGAGGTCGTTTTCGCCCTGATGGACGAGTTATTGGACGCTTTTGAAGCCGATGCCTTCCATGTCGGCATGGACGAGGTCTTTCTCATCGCCAGTGACCAATGCCCCCGCTGTCGGGGCAAAGATCCCGCCGAACTGTTTGCTAAGGCTGTCAACGACTACCACGCCCACCTTGTCGGGCGACGCGGCGTTGAGATGCTGATGTGGGGCGATAGGCTGTTGGATGACGCCGTGACGGGCTATGGCAAATGGGAAGCGAGTCAAAACGGCACTGCCCCCGCGATTGACAAAATCCCGCAGGACATCATCATTTGCGACTGGCACTATGGGCTGCGGCAGGCGTATCCGTCCGTCCTTTACTTTCAGCAAAAGGGGTTTCGCGTTGTGTCCGCCAGTTGGAAGGACAAGCAAGCGGCGCTGGCGTTTCTTGACTACGCTCGCCGAACGGCAACCGAAAGATGGCTGGGGCACATGGGCACGACATGGGTGGACGGTGCTGAGTTCGCCAAAGCGCTGCTGGGCGACCCAAGCGCTTCGGACACCGCCCGCCAAGCCGCTGAGACGCTGCGGGCGTGTTTTGCAAGGTGGGGTGATGGCGGGCAGTGAGTGAGCCGCGCCTCCCTGAAACGCTAACGGCACCTGTCACCCCTGAACGACTGGCGCGCATGGAAGAGGTCGCCCGCAAACGCCAGTTTGGCTTGCGGGTTGTCCTAGAAGATTTGGAGAACCCCCGTAACATTTCTGCCATCTGTCGGCTGTGCGACGCTTTCGGTATCCAGTTCCTGCATGTCATCTATCGTGGCATCCATCCCATCGTTTTGGACAGGCGCACCTCGGCCGGCAGCCACCAGTGGCTGACCGTCATTCAGCACCCGACAATTGACGAGTGCATCTGTGAGTTGAAAGCGATGGGATTCCGCATCTACGCCACCCATGTGGACCCGACCGCCAAAGAGTTCACGCAGGTGGACTACACCCAACGGGTCGCTATCATCGTGGGCAACGAAGGGCACGGCGTTTCAGAGACGGCTCGGCACCTCGCCGACGAGCGCATCGTGATCCCGCAGGTCGGGTTCGTCAACAGCCTGAATGTCGCCACAGCGACCGCTATCATCCTTGCGGAAGCCTTCCGCCAACGGCGCGCCGCAGGGCTTTACGACACGCCCGAACTCAATGAGGAAGAGCGCAATACCCTCATTCGCCAGTGGTTGGAACGCGAGGCAGCGGCTTCAGGAGGGCACCGCTGAACACAATGTCACTTAGCAAGCCACACAAAACGCCCAGCGACCATCGTCGCTATCGCCTCTGTCGCTTCACCCAAAAGGGTTTCCAATGGGTC
This portion of the bacterium HR17 genome encodes:
- the trmH_1 gene encoding tRNA (guanosine(18)-2'-O)-methyltransferase; this encodes MSEPRLPETLTAPVTPERLARMEEVARKRQFGLRVVLEDLENPRNISAICRLCDAFGIQFLHVIYRGIHPIVLDRRTSAGSHQWLTVIQHPTIDECICELKAMGFRIYATHVDPTAKEFTQVDYTQRVAIIVGNEGHGVSETARHLADERIVIPQVGFVNSLNVATATAIILAEAFRQRRAAGLYDTPELNEEERNTLIRQWLEREAAASGGHR